A genomic segment from Gracilinanus agilis isolate LMUSP501 chromosome 1, AgileGrace, whole genome shotgun sequence encodes:
- the LOC123231950 gene encoding ADP-ribosylation factor 1-like gives MGNIFANSFKGLFGKKEMRILMVGLDAAGKTTILYKLKLGEIVTTIPTIGFNVETVEYKNISFTVWDVGGQDKIRPLWRHYFENTQGLIFVVDSNDRERVNEAREELMRMLAEDELRDAVLLVFANKRDLPNAMNAAEITDKLGLHSLRHRNWYIQATCATSGDGLYEGLDWLSNQLRNQK, from the coding sequence ATGGGGAATATATTTGCTAACTCCTTCAAGGGTCTCTTtggcaaaaaagaaatgaggattcTAATGGTTGGTCTGGATGCTGCAGGAAAGACAACTATTTTGTACAAACTGAAGCTGGGTGAAATAGTAACTACTATTCCCACTATAGGTTTCAACGTAGAAACTGTAGAATACAAAAACATTAGCTTCACGGTGTGGGATGTAGGTGGCCAGGACAAAATCCGACCCTTATGGCGCCATTACTTCGAGAATACACAAGGACTGATTTTTGTGGTTGACAGCAATGACAGAGAGCGAGTGAATGAGGCCCGAGAAGAACTGATGAGAATGTTGGCAGAGGATGAGCTTAGAGATGCCGTCTTATTAGTGTTTGCTAACAAACGGGATCTTCCCAATGCCATGAACGCGGCTGAAATCACAGATAAACTCGGACTGCATTCTCTCCGTCACAGAAACTGGTACATCCAAGCCACCTGTGCCACTAGTGGGGATGGGCTCTATGAAGGACTGGACTGGTTGTCCAATCAGCTCCGGAACCAGAAATGA